CTTTCAGGGAAGTATCACTATAAGTTTATCGTTGATGGGAATTGGGTTACTGACGAAAAAAATCCGAATAAAGAAGATGACGGCTACGGAGGTTTCAATTCTGTTTTTGAGATATCTAAAAAAGCATATAAAAAATTTGGCGTCTCAGGACCAATAATCACAAAAAAAGGTGTAAAATTTACATACTATGCACCTTCAGCTAATAAAGTATGTATCGCTGGTGAGTTTAATAATTGGGATTCTACTGCTGACCCAATGTTGAAACAATCAGACGGCACCTGGACAATCACAAAAAAACTTAAACCCGGTAAATATCAATACAAGTTTGTTGTTGATGATAGTTCCTATTGGTTTCCAGATTTAGGGAATCCCAATATGGTAGATGATGGCTTCGGTGGTATGAATTCTGTTATTGATGTAAAATGATACTTACTCAAATCAAAAGTTCAATTCTAAAAAATAAAGGTAAGATTTTGTATATAATTTTTCTTTTTTTAATAGGGCTTGTTGCGTTTAAATATTTTCAAAAATTCACTTTTTATCCGTATCACTGGATATTATTGATTTGTGGACTAATACCTTTAATATGTTTGATTAACCCGGGTTTTGGAATGTTTCTACTTTTATTGAGTATGTTTATCCCACTTGCGAAAGTAAATTTTGAGATAGCGCTGATTTTAGTAATAATAAGTTTATTGTTAGTATTCAGTTCTACATTTTTGTTGCCTTGTGGATTTTTATTGTTGAGTATAATGCCAATCAGTTACTGGTTGACTTCTTTAGAAGATTTCAGGTTTCTTATTCCGATATTAGCAGGGTTCCTGTATAAGAGAACAGGTGGTGCAGTATTCAGCGGATTTGGATGTCTCTGGTGGCAGTCAATAAATATCGGCAACTGGAATAAATTGCTTCATACATTTTATGGTAAAAGGATAATACCTGATGATATTTCACTAACTGGTTGGCTTGAATACTCATTTAAGAATCTGAAATTATCACCGCTTCTTAAATTATTTTTAAAGACATATTTAGCTTCACCATATCTTATCGCGGAGATTCTGTTATGGATTATTGTCGGACTTACTGTTGGAATACTGGCAACTTCTAAGGAGAGCAGATTTAAGATACAACTAAAAAATATCTTAATAGTCGCAGTGATATTAGTATCTGGCTATATACTCTTACCAACAGTTTTTGATAAAAACATATCAACATCCAATACAGTTGTTGGTATTTTAATATCTTCCGTTTCTGCAATTGTAATCTGTCCGCTGGTGGTTGAAGCAAATAATATTAAAGGACTGATAAAATTAGGCAAACTATCCGAACCGGAATTCAAGTTCATAAAATCAGACATAACATGGGATAATCTCGGTGGGTTATCAGGTATAAAATCAGAACTTGAAGAAGTTCTTGCTTCACAATTTGACAGCGAGTTCCGAGAAAATCTAATTATTAGAGGTTTTAAGCCAACAAAAGGGATTCTTTTATACGGACCACCCGGCACAGGTAAAACAACTATTGCAAAAATAATTGCCAGCAAATCTAACGCAAACCTTACTGTTGTAAGCGGGACAGAATTTACCTGTAAATGGTATGGTGAATCCGAAGCAAACTTACGCAGGATATTTGAGGATGCACAAGCAAATAAACCATCAATAATTCTATTTGACGAACTTGAAGCATTTCTTCCTAAAAGACAGGAAATGGCATTTAGTGATTCGCCGGAAAAAGGTATTGTTGCAACATTTTTGGCATATACCGATGGCGTGAAAAATACAGATGGAATATTGCTTATAGGTGCTACAAACCATCCTCAGCTTATAGACCCCGCAGCATTAAGACCTGGCAGATTTGATAAATTGATATATATTCCACCACCGGATATAAATGACAGAGAATGCATTTTTAGATTATACTTAAAGAATCAGGAAATAGCGAAAGATATGGACTTTTCAAAACTTGCACAACAAACAGAAAGATTTACAGGTGCTGATATAGAAAGAATCTGTTCGGATGCGGTAAAAATGTATTTAAGAAAACCAAAAACAAAAAAAGAAAAAATATCTATGTCTGATATAATCAATTTAATAAAAGCAACAAAGCCAACCATTACATTAAAAATG
The nucleotide sequence above comes from Elusimicrobiota bacterium. Encoded proteins:
- a CDS encoding AAA family ATPase, whose translation is MILTQIKSSILKNKGKILYIIFLFLIGLVAFKYFQKFTFYPYHWILLICGLIPLICLINPGFGMFLLLLSMFIPLAKVNFEIALILVIISLLLVFSSTFLLPCGFLLLSIMPISYWLTSLEDFRFLIPILAGFLYKRTGGAVFSGFGCLWWQSINIGNWNKLLHTFYGKRIIPDDISLTGWLEYSFKNLKLSPLLKLFLKTYLASPYLIAEILLWIIVGLTVGILATSKESRFKIQLKNILIVAVILVSGYILLPTVFDKNISTSNTVVGILISSVSAIVICPLVVEANNIKGLIKLGKLSEPEFKFIKSDITWDNLGGLSGIKSELEEVLASQFDSEFRENLIIRGFKPTKGILLYGPPGTGKTTIAKIIASKSNANLTVVSGTEFTCKWYGESEANLRRIFEDAQANKPSIILFDELEAFLPKRQEMAFSDSPEKGIVATFLAYTDGVKNTDGILLIGATNHPQLIDPAALRPGRFDKLIYIPPPDINDRECIFRLYLKNQEIAKDMDFSKLAQQTERFTGADIERICSDAVKMYLRKPKTKKEKISMSDIINLIKATKPTITLKMLKEYEEIAEKYTRRTKIEKSQEVIKKEKLSWQDVGGLEHIRQILEETILLPLTKPELLEYYNIKPVKGILLYGPPGCGKTFIAKVLASEGNINFIDIKGPEFLSEKVGQAEEKIRDVFIRARENVPCILFFDEIDAIASSRGGLGQQTATQIVTQLLTEMDGMEQLQKVIVIAATNAPDSIDTALLRPGRFDKLVYIPPPDKGARRKLVEIYLKNRPIDKNIEWAKLVELTEGYSCADISAICNEASMLAMRASIGSEKKQLITMQYLIDTIYKSKSSISKDELVRIDEFSKNQRGI